The following DNA comes from Buttiauxella agrestis.
GGCACCCAAAATCAGGTCCTGAATGGGTAAGCCTGAGGTCAGTAAATTAAAGCTCACGTCAGATAATCCTTTAAAATTCCGGGGACGACTGCCGTTTCCCCTGACTTAGATGTAAACTAAAAGTATAGCTGGTTGCATAACGTCAGCAAAAATAAGGATTTTGTTTTTTCAATTAAAGCCTGCACAGTAGTTTAAAATCAGTATAATATGTTAGCAAGCTAATTATAAGGAGATGAAATTGGAATCGCCATTAGGATCAGATCTGGCACGATTGGTGCGCATTTGGCGTGCTCTGATTGACCATCGCCTGAAACCACTTGAATTGACACAAACGCATTGGGTTACGTTGCACAATATCCATCAGTTGCCGCCCGAGCAGTCACAGATTCAGTTGGCCAAAGCGATCGGCATTGAGCAACCATCATTGGTCAGAACACTTGATCAACTTGAGGAGAAAGGTCTTATTTCTCGTCAGACTTGTGCGAACGACCGTCGCGCGAAGCGTATTAAACTCACTGAGCGGGCAGATCCCATCATCACTGAGATGGAAACGGTTATCAAAAAGACGCGCGATGAAATTCTGTTGGGTATCAGCCCCGAAGAGCAGACACTGTTGCTTAACCTGATAAACCGGCTGGAAAAAAACATCGTTGATTTACAGACGAAAGAATAATTTTTTATCGAAAGCCTCGCTGCAAAGCGAGGCTTTCTGCTTTATAGAAGCACGAATTAGTTCGGTGAAACAGTGGTCTGGCTGCCGTTGCTGGCGATTCTCACACGTTGGCCCGCAGAGAATTTAGTGTCGCCTTGTTTTTGCACGACCAGAATGGTGTTGCCGTCATCTTTACGGATTTCCAGCTCAACACCCTGAGTTTTGTTCAGCGCACCCTGAACACTCTGACCGGCCACGCCACCTGCTACAGCACCCGCAGCTGTTGCCAGTGAACGACCGGTACCGCCGCCGACGGTGTTACCCAGGAAGCCACCCAGAACAGCCCCGCCAATCGCACCCATCACGTTTGAATCATTTCCTGCCTGAATCTGAACAGGACGAGCAGAAACCAACGTACCGTACGTGACGCTCTGGACTTGCTTGGCATCAGAGGCACTGTAAACGTCGCCGGAAAGTGAACTGGTGTTGCTGCAACCAGCCAAAGTTAACCCAACTAATGTTACTGCCAGTACACGTGAAATCATTTTTTGACTCTCCTGAACACCTGAAACGCCCAACTGAGCATCCTTCATGGCTAAATTATATGGTATTTAGGTGCTGAATTTAAAATTAGTTCCGATGCATTATGGCATTGATACTAAAAAACCTTAACTTAACCGTGCCTAAACCAGCGCAATATTCTTTATGACAAACGCGTTGTTGTTAAAAAGTATTAATGAATCATCGAATTGAGTGCTAATTTATGATGGAGTTAACCCCCTAAAATGGCGAGTCTACAGGAGTAACCGATGAAATCAGGGCGTTATATCGGTGTGATGTCCGGCACCAGTCTGGACGGTATTGATGTCGTTCTGGCAGCGATTGATGAACATCTTGTTGCGCAGCAGGCGAGTTACAGCCACCCGATTCCTTTAGATATCAAAAATGCCATTCTGGCGATCTGCCAGGGGCAGCAGTTAACGCTTTCTCAGCTTGGGCAGCTCGATAATCGTCTGGGGAAATTGTTCGCCGAAGCGGTGCAAACGTTGATGGATGAACAGGGGCTGACTTACGCCGACATCACCGCTATCGGGTGTCACGGACAAACCGTCTGGCATGAACCGCAAGGTGATGCGCCGCACACGATGCAAATTGGTGATAACAACCAAATTGTTGCGCGCACCGGTGTGACAGTCGTAGGGGATTTTCGCCGCCGCGATATGGCGCTTGGTGGGCAAGGCGCGCCCCTGGTTCCGGCATTCCATCATGCTTTATTAGCCCATCCGACCGAACACCGCATGGTGCTCAACATCGGCGGGATTGCCAACCTTTCTTTGCTTATTCCGGAACAGCCAATACGTGGGTTTGATACCGGCCCCGGAAATATGCTGATTGATGCTTGGATCTGGCGTCAGCGCGGCAAGGCATACGATAAAGACGCCGAATGGGCGAGCAGCGGAAAAGTTATCATTCCTCTATTGCAGCAAATGCTTAGTGACCCGTATTTTTCCATGCCTGCGCCTAAAAGCACCGGTCGCGAATATTTCAACTATGGTTGGCTCGAACGCCAGTTGGCTGCATTCCCAGGGCTTGCCGGGGAAGATGTTCAGGCCACACTCACGGAACTCACCGCGGTGACAATTTCCGAGCAGGTTTTATTGAGCGGTGGTTGTGAGCGCTTGATGGTGTGCGGTGGTGGGAGTCGCAATCCGTTGCTGATGGCGCGTTTAGGTGGTTTGCTGCCTGGAATCGAAGTGACAACCACGGATGATGCAGGCATTAGCGGCGATGACATGGAAGCACTGGCATTCGCCTGGCTTGCGTACCGCACTATGTCGGGCCTGCCGGGAAATCTGCCGTCCGTGACCGGGGCAACAGCCGCCAGCGTGATTGGTGCCATATTTCCCGCAAACCCGCTCCATCTTCCCTGAAGAATCGGAGTTAACTGAAATTCACGACAGCACTAAAACTCTAAACTGAAGTGATGGGGGACGCTAAGCTCCCCCTTTTATAAGAAATTATAAGAACTTCAGGACATGCAGATGAAAAAACTACTTATTGCCACTATTCCTTTCATGCTCGCCGGATGCAGCTACTACAACACCTTTGTTGAGCGTATGCAGACCGATACCCTGCAATATCAGTGCGACGAAAAACCGCTTACCGTCAAACTTAATAATCAGAAACAGATGGTCAACTTTGTCTACGACAACGAATACCTGTCGCTGACTCAGGGTCTGTCTGCCTCGGGCACGCGTTATACCGACGGGGTGTACGTGTTCTGGTCGAAAGGCGATACCGCCACGGTTTATCGTAAAGACACTGTCGTTCTGGATAATTGCCAGCTTCAAAATCCGAAACATTGAGATTTTTGAGGGTGGAGCGCACAATAGCTCCACCTGACAATTGCCTGACGTAAAGCCATGTCTGATAACGACTCTTTGCAACAAATTGCGCATTTGCGCCGCGAATACACCAAAGGTGGGTTGCGCCGCACTGATCTTACCGAACAACCTCTGCCTTTGTTTGAGCGCTGGTTAGCTCAGGCATGTGATGCAAAACTTGCCGATCCTACCGCGATGGTAGTGGCGACCGTTGATGAAAACGGCCAGCCGTATCAGCGCATTGTTTTGCTCAAACATTTCGATGAACGAGGACTCGTGTTTTACACCAACCTCGGCTCCCGCAAAGCACATCACCTGGAAACGAATCCGCGAATCAGTCTGCACTTCCCGTGGCATATGCTCGACCGTCAGGTCATGGTGCAGGGAACGGCGGAACGCTTATCCACCATTGAAGTGCTGAAATATTTCCACAGCCGTCCGCGTGATAGCCAAATTGGCGCCTGGGTTTCAAAACAATCCAGCCGTATTTCCGCGCGCGGTATTCTGGAAAGTAAATTCCTCGAACTAAAACAAAAATTCCAGCAGGGCGAAGTTCCACTCCCGAGTTTCTGGGGCGGATATCGCGTAACGATTGACCAAATGGAATTCTGGCAGGGCGGTGAACATCGCCTGCACGATCGTTTTTTATACCAGCGTGACGGCAGTGCCTGGAAAATAGACCGCCTGGCTCCGTAGCATCGGGAATTTGTTGTGTTAAGCGCTGGTACTCCACGTGCCAGCTCTCTATTATATGTCCCCTAAGAAATTAACTCCTTTCGCCACCAGGCGAAAAACCGTGTACCGGTAAAGGTGCAGTCGTATATAGATGGAGAATTTGATGGCGAGCATCAATTTGATAAAACAATTGCAAGAGCGGGGCTTAGTCGCCCAGGTAACGGATGAAGAAGCGTTAGCACAGCGACTGGCGCAAGGGCCAATTGCTCTGTATTGCGGCTTTGATCCTACCGCTGACAGCTTGCATTTGGGCCATCTGGTTCCACTGCTGTGCCTGAAACGCTTCCAGGAAGCAGGTCACAAACCGGTTGCGCTGGTGGGTGGTGCAACAGGCCTGATTGGCGATCCAAGTTTTAAAGCCTCCGAGCGCAAACTGAATACCGAAGATACCGTGCAAGAGTGGGTTGAAAAAATCCGCCGTCAGGTTGCCCCATTCCTCGATTTTGACTGTGGAGAAAACTCAGCGATTGCGGCGAATAACTACGACTGGTTTGGCGGAATGAACGTTCTGACCTTCCTGCGTGATATTGGTAAGCACTTCTCCGTCAACCAGATGATCAACAAAGAAGCGGTGAAGCAGCGTCTGAACCGTGATGATGTGGGTATCTCCTTTACAGAGTTCTCCTACAACCTGCTGCAAGGTTACGACTTCGCCTGCCTGAACAAACTGCACGGCGTGGTTCTGCAAATTGGCGGTTCCGATCAGTGGGGTAACATCACCTCTGGTATCGACCTGACCCGCCGCCTGCACCAGCAACAAGCATTTGGTCTGACTGTTCCACTGATCACCAAATCTGATGGCACCAAATTCGGTAAAACCGAAGGCGGCGCAGTCTGGCTTGATCCGAAGAAAACCAGCCCGTACAAATTCTACCAATTCTGGATTAACACTGCGGATTCCGACGTTTATCGCTTCCTTAAGTTCTTCACCTTCATGAGCCTGGAAGAAATCGACGCGCTGGAAGCAGAAGACAAAAACAGTGGCGCGGCTCCGCGTGCGCAATACGTACTGGCAGAGCAAGTCACCCGTCTGGTTCACGGTGAAGAAGGTCTGGAAGCGGCGAAACGTATTACCCGCAGCCTGTTTAACGGCAACCTGAGCGATTTGACCGAAGCTGACCTTGAGCAACTGGCTCAGGACGGCGTGCCAATGGTTGAAATGGAACGCGGCGCTGATTTACAACAAGCATTGGTCGATTCTGAACTGCAACCGTCTCGTGGTCAGGCGCGTAAAACGATCGCGCAAAATGCTATCACCATTAACGGTGAGAAGCAGTCCGACCCGGAATATACCTTTGCTGATAGCGATATTCTGTTCAATCGCTACACCTTGCTGCGCCGGGGTAAGAAAAATTACTGCCTCGTTTGCTGGAAGTAATTAAGAAAGGCCAGAAGGGCGTGGGAAACCACGCCCTTTATTTTTGCGATATATCCCCAGAGTAGCCCGAGTAGAGAAATGAAAAATATTCTTGCCATCCAGTCCCATGTGGTTTTTGGTCATGCAGGTAATAGTGCTGCCGAATTCCCGATGCGCCGCCTGGGCGCTAATGTGTGGTCGCTGAACACCGTTCAGTTCTCTAATCACACCCAATACGGAAAATGGACAGGCGACGTCATGCCTGCCAGCCATCTCAGTGAGATTGTGCAGGGAATTGCAGATATCGGTCAGTTGCAGCGTTGTGACGCGGTACTGAGTGGTTATCTTGGCTCTGCGGAGCAGGGTGAGCACATTCTTTCTATCGTGCGCAAAGTGAAAGAAGCGAATCCGCAGGCGAAGTATTTCTGTGATCCGGTTATGGGGCACCCTGAAAAGGGTTGTATCGTCGCACCTGGTGTAGCCGAATTCCATACACGCTATGCATTGCCTGCCAGCGACATTATTGCGCCAAACCTGATTGAGCTTGAAATTCTCAGCGGTCATGCAGTGAATACCGTTGAAGAAGCGGTTGCCACGGCGCGTGAACTTATCGCCAAAGGCCCGCAAATTGTACTGGTGAAACACCTGGCACGTGCCGCTTATCAGCAAGATCGCTTTGAGATGTTGTTGGTGACAGCCGATGAGGCCTGGCATATTCACCGTCCGCTGGTGGACTTTGGCGAGCGCCAGCCAGTTGGCGTCGGTGATGTGACCAGCGGCCTGTTGCTGGTGAAGTTGTTGCAGGGCGCCACTCTTCGCGAAGCACTTGAGCACGTTACTGCTGCGGTTTATGACGTGATGGTCGTGACGAAGAAAATGGAAGAGTACGAACTGCAACTGGTTGCCGCCCAGGAAGGCATTGCTAAACCTGAGCATTATTTCACTGCGGTGAAACTCTGATATATAAACGCCCCTGTTAGCAGGGGCGTTTCACTTCCAGCAGATTAAATCCCTTCAGCTGTTAACGCCGCCGCCACTGCCGGACGCGCTTTCATACGTTCCATAAACGCGTCGATGTTGCTCAACCCTTCCAGATTGAGTTTCAGCGCCTGCGCCCAGCGCAATACGGTAAACAGATACGCATCCGCCACGCTAAAACGCAGACCCATCAGCCACTGTTTGTCATTCAACTCTTCGTTGACGTATTTGAATTTTTTCTCAAGTGCGGCACGCGTAAGTGTTTTGAAATCGTCAGGTGTTGCTGGATTAAATAATGGCGAGAAACCTTTGTGAAGCTCTGTCGCAATGTAGTTAAGCCACTCGAGCGTATGGTAGCGCGTCATGCTGCCCGCGGGAGCGAGCAGCTGGCGGTCAGGCACTTTATCTGCGAGGAACTGCACAATCGCAACCCCTTCAGTCAGCAGCGAACCGTCATCAAGTACCAGTGCCGGAACCTGGCCTTTGGCATTCACTTCAAGATAGTCGTCACCCGTTTCGGTTTTCTTTGCCGCTAAGTCGACTTTGACGAGGGAGAAATCTACACCGGTTTCGCGCAGGATGATGTGGGGGGAGAGGGAACAGGCACCAGCTTTATAATACAGTTTCATTACTGAACTCCTATGGGGCGCTAAGATACCCTATGTTAGTGCGCAAACGGGCAAAAAAAAAGCCGTTAGCGAAAAGCTAACGGCTGAAAAAATCATGTTTCCCGCTACATTACGCGGTGGCTGTTTCCGTGTTGGTTTCAGCTTTTTCGTCGCTCTGTGCCATACGGCTCAGTTTCGGCGCCGTAATCATCATCAGAACCGCGATAACAGCGGTAGCAATACCGATTTGCATGAATACGTGACCGTAAACTGCAAGTGACTGCAATGGATCTGTCACGTTTTCCGGCACAGCCATCAGGTTGGCAACTTTACCTGCAATGATTGCTGCACCAGCAGTCGTCAGGAACCAGCTACCCATGATGAAGCCCATCAGACGCTGTGGCACCAATTGTGCAACCATCGCCAGACCCAGACCAGAAATCATCAGTTCGCCGATACTTTGCAGCGCATAGCTCAGGATCAACCAGCTTACTGAAACGATACCCGCATCGGATGCAAACTTAGCACCGACTGGCAGCACCAGGAACGCAAGGGAGCACAGAACCATACCGAATGCGAACTTGTGCGGCATTGGGATGCGGTCGCCCATTTTGTTATAGATTGCAGCCAGAATCGGGCTACCAATCATGATCCAGAATGGGTTCAGTGCCTGGAACTGCTCTGGCTCAAACGCGATACCCAGAATGGAGTGTTCAACGTTACGGATAGCAAAGAAGTTCAGAGAGGTCGGCATTTGGCTATACAGCACAAAGAACACGATCGCTTCAACCATCAGGATGAATGCAACAATCATCTTACGACGCGCTGTGCCTTTCATGGCGAAGGTTTCTTTAGCAAAGATAAACACGATGCCCAGAGCAACTACGCCCAGAACCATACGTGCGATACCCTGGTTGTGCAGCAGCCAGGTTGCCGCAGTAACCAGCACCAGAACGCCGACAATAGTCGTGGCCAGTTTACCGAAGTGAACAGGCTGGAAGTCAGGTTTGGAACCGTGATTTTTCACCCACTTCTTACAGAACATGAAGTTCACGAGGGTGATCAGCATACCCACGAAGCTCAGAGAGAACGCAACGCTCCAGCCATACTTCGCTGCCAGCCATGGTGTGGCCAACATAGAGAAGAATGAACCGATGTTGATGGACATGTAGTACATAGTAAATGCACCGTCCAGACGTGGGTCATCCTTTTCATAGCAAGTAGAAAGCAGGGAAGACGGGTTAGCCTTGAACAGACCGTTACCCACAGCGATTGTCGCCATACCCATATACACGACAGCAACATCGTGGCCGGAATAAGCTACCAGCGCGTAACCGATAGCCAGGACGATAGTACCGAGGACAATGACACGTTTGGTGCCGAGAACTTTATCGCCCAACCAACCACCAATAGCGACCATTCCGTAGACCAGCGCGCTGAAGGAAGAGAACAGGGTGATGGAGTCAGCTTCGGACATACCCAGCATTTTGACCAGGTAAACGGCCATGATGCCTTGCAGGCCGTAGTAGCCAAAACGCTCCCACAACTCGATAGAGAAAATCAGGTAGAACGATTTAGGTTGTTTGAAAGCGTTCAGACTTACGCTTTCTGTTGGTTTTTGGTTTGCAGTCGACACATATACCTCTTTTTTTACATCCCACTTTAACAGGAGTTTTCTAAGCGTCATGCCGGGTGGGCATTCGCTTTTTTAGTTATAAGGAAGGGGAAACGGCGGGTAATGTTCACTATCCTGCGCAATCAGGCAAGAGGTTTGTAATACTCTGTTACATATATCCGAGGCGGAATAAAGCTCCGAAAAGCAATTTGTTATTCAGCGTTAAATTTTATCAAAATGCGCTTTACCAATTTATTCTCTTCTGGAATGTCAAAATTAAATCAATTTAGTTATATATTCTGCTCTAAAGGCGAATGTGTAGTGATATGGGCGGGGTGTAAAGATATGTGCAGGCTATTGTACTGCTTTAGTTGAGTATTCACTGGTGAATAAGAGGTTATTTGTTTCATTTTGATGACTTAAATTTAACATCAGGTTATCAGTGTGATCTGCGTCACATAGTTATGGAAAATTCTTATCGTAAAAAAACGATTAACCTGTTCGGGTAATTATTCACCGCAGGATGTAAACGAAGCGGCCATGATTTGCAGAACAAAGCAGCAGAATACGACGAATCTAAAGAGAGGAGGAATTGAGCATTGAAGCGGCCTGCCACGCATGCAGCAGGCGGAAGAAATCAGATATCGACTTTATCTTTGTATTCGCAAAGATCTTCGATGATACACGAGCCACAGCGCGGCTTGCGGGCAATACAGGTATAGCGACCGTGAAGGATAAGCCAGTGATGGCAATCGACTTTAAATTCTGCCGGAACCACTTTCAGCAGTTTTTCCTCTACCTGCTCAACATTTTTACCCGGCGCAAAGTGGGTACGGTTACAGACGCGGAAGATATGGGTATCTACCGCGATGGTCGGCCAGCCAAAGGCGGTGTTAAGCACCACGTTTGCTGTTTTACGTCCTACACCGGGTAACGCTTCCAGCGCGGCACGGTCTTCCGGCACCTCGCCATTATGCAATTCAATCAGCATCCGGCAGGTCTTAATCACGTTCTCAGCCTTGCTGTTAAACAGGCCGATGGTTTTGATGTAGGATTTGATACCGTCCACGCCCAACTCCAGCATCGCTTGCGGTGTATTCGCCACCGGATAAAGCTTCGCCGTAGCTTTGTTGACGCTGACATCTGTCGCCTGCGCAGACAACAACACGGCTATCAGCAGCTCAAACGGCGTGCTGAATTGCAGCTCTGTCGTAGGATGAGGATTGTTGTCACGCAGGCGCGTGAGGATCTCTAACCTTTTACTCTTATTCATTACGCTTTCTCTGGATGTCCTTCCGTGGCGACAGCTTTCGCTGCGCGGCGCGTTTTCATTTTTTCATCAATAAGATATTTAACGGCAAGCATCAAACCCAAACCAATAAATGCCCCTGGAGGCAGCATGGCCAGCAGGAAAGGAGTATCAGTATGGAACACTTCAATACGCAGCACTTTTGCCCAGTTACCTAACAGCGCATCAGCCCCATCAAACAGCGTCCCGTTGCCAATAATTTCACGCAGCGAGCCGAGAACGAACATCGCGCTGGTAGCCCCCATGCCGATGGCAAACCCATCGAGAGCGGCAAGCGGTACGCTACTTTTAGCGGCAAAAGCTTCGGCGCGACCAATCACAATGCAGTTGGTCACAATCAAAGGAATAAAAATCCCCAGCGACTGATACAAACCGTAGGCGTAAGCATTAATCAGCATCTGTACGGTACTGACCACCGACGCGATAATCATCACGTAAATCGGGATACGAATTTCAGCAGGAACCCAGCGCCGCAGCGCTGAAACCGCGCTGTTGGTTAGCACTAATACCAACGTAGTGGCGAGGCCAAGTCCCAGGGCGTTTGTGGCTGTGGACGTTACCGCCAGCAGCGGGCACAGGCCCAGTAACTGCACCAGCGCGGAGTTATTTTTCCATAGCCCCTGAACGACAATATCTTTTACTTCGCTCATGGTTGTGCTCCACAAACAGGTAAGTTATCTACTTGAGTGGGTAATGTTTTTGCGAACAATCCCGCACGTTTTACCGCATTGACAACCGCGCGCGGGGTAATCGTCGCGCCGGTAAACTGATCAAACTGACCGCCGTCTTTCTTCACCGCCCAGATCGGGTCATTATTACCCTGAATGGTTTTACCCGCAAAATGGGTAATCCAGTCGCTCAGACGCGTTTCGATTTTATCACCCAGGCCGGGTGTTTCGTGATGTTCCGTCACTCGTGAACCTAATACTTTGCCGTTAAAATCCGCCGCGACCAGCAACTGAATAGCACCAGAATAGCCATCGGGTGCAGTCGCTTCCATGACCACGGCTATCGGCTGCGAACCTTTACGCGCAACATAGATTTCGCGATCGCCTTTGCCTAACGGTGAATTGTTCACCACCACGCAGCTAGCCTGAATATTGTTGTCGTAACTATCGGATGAAATCACCTGATCGAACAGCACCTTCTGTTGAGCAACGGCTTGCTGTTCGATGGTGCCTTTGGTCAGCGCGTTAACGACTGCGGTAAGTCCTGTTGCCAGCGCGGCAAACAGCGCCAGAGTCACGCCATGTTTTTGCATTGTTTTCAGCATGACGAATCCTTAGCGATGCCCGTAAGCACGAGGGCGGGTGTAGTAATCAATCAACGGCACGGTAATGTTAGCCAGCAGAACGGCAAACGCGACACCATCAGGATAACCGCCGTAGGTGCGAATCAGCCAGACCAGCAAACCGGCCAGTGCGCCGAAAATCAGACGCCCACGATTGGTTGTCGAGGCGGTAACGGGGTCGGTGAGAATAAAGAATGCACCCAGCATCGTTGCGCCAGAGAACAGATGGATCAGCGGTGATGCACATTTTTCCGGAGCAAACATCCAGCCCAGGGTGGAACACACCGCCAGCACCAGCAGAAAACTGACCGGAATATGCCAGCGAATGGCACCTTTCACCAGTAAGAACAGCCCGCCTGCAAGGAATGCGAGATTCACCCATTGCCAACCAATTCCCGCCAGCACGCCGGTATAAATCGGCTCTTGCAACAGGTCCGCGGCGGAATGCCCGGCGCGTAATCCGGTTTTAAACGTGTCGAGCGGAGTGGCCTGACTTATACCATCTATACCCATCCGCAATTGCGACATGGTGTCGCCAGCCGCCGTCGTGCCAGAAAATATCACGTGCAGGGAGTCGGCAAAACCGGGCACCGTTGCGGCAAGCGACTGCGGTGGCAACCAGGATGTCATTTGCACCGGGAAGGCAATCAACAACACCACGTAACCGACCATTGCCGGGTTAAACGGGTTGTGCCCCAGGCCGCCATATAATTGTTTCGCGATAATCACGGCGAACACGGTACCCAGGATCACTATCCACCATGGAGCGAACGGTGGAATACTGATGCCAAGCAACAGGCCGGTGAGCGCGGCAGAATTATCGCCCAGGATCCGTAGCGGCTGTTTGCGCAGTTTGAGCACCAGCAGTTCAGCGGCGACAGCCGTCAAAATACCTAATGCGATTTGCACCAGACTGCCCCAGCCAAACCAGTACCACAGCATTGCCATTCCTGGCAATGTGGCATAAGTCACCAGCAGCATAATTCGCGATGTGCTGCGTTGGTTATGGGTATAAGGGGAGCTTGCTATCTTAAAAACCATTTATTCCTCTGATGCCATTTGTTGCGCTGCTTTTCGTGCCTGGACACGAGCAATTGCCGCGGCAACGGCGGCTTTACGCGGATCTTGTTCTTCGGCAGGTGTTTCTTCAGATTGTTGTTCGGCCTTCGCGGCTTTACGGGCTTTCGCTCGGGCAATGGCGGCTTCGACCGCCGCTTTGCGCGGATCAACCGTTTCGGTTTTAGCCACTTCGACAGGGGCTGTTGCTGCTTCGTTTGCCTGAGCCGCTTTGCGTGCTTTCGCTCGGGCAATCGCTGCTTCGACCGCGGCTTTACGCGGATCAACAACACCGGTTTCTGCAGGAGTTTCTTGCGCTTCTTTCTCAACCTGACGAGCGCGCGCCTGCGCTTTACGCGCTTCGCGGGCGGCAATCACTTGCTGGTTGTCCGGCAAGGTTCCCGCTTTGATAACAATCGGCTCATTACCTTGCGCATTCTTGCTTTTCACCCGGGCGAGGGCGGCCTGAATGGCATCATTATCTTTAGCTGTAGGTTGAACGGCTGCTTGTTTATGGCGCTCAAGGCGAGCGGCTTTTTCGCGTTCGAGCCGCGCCTGGCGCGCTTCAAAGCGCTCTTTGGCTTCAGCGGTGCGTTTGGCTTCCAGCTCGATTTCACGGATCTCGGCTTTTTCCTGGCGGAAATATTGCACCAGCGGAATATTGCTTGGGCAAACGTACGCGCAAGCGCCGCATTCGATGCAATCTTTGAGATTATGGGCCTGCGCTTTATCGTGCTGTTGCCCACGGCTAAACCAGTAGAGTTGCTGTGGCAAAAGATCTGCCGGGCAGGAATCAGCGCAGGCACTGCAACGAATGCAGCTCTGTTCTTCTTGTTGCTCTCCCATTTCGAGAGTGGAAGGTGCCAGCAAACAGTTGGTGATTTTGACGACAGGAACATCCAGCCACGGCAGGCTAAAGCCCATTAACGGCCCGCCCATAATCACTTGCTGATCATGACCCGGACGGAATACGGCAAAATCCAACAGATGGCGGACTGGCGTTCCCAGACGCGCCCAGACATTCCCCGGTTGCTGAACGGCACCGCCGGTTAACGTCACCACTCGCTCGGTTAACGGTTCTCCATCCATAACGGCGCGTTTCACGGCAAAAGCGGTGCCGACGTTTTGCATCAGCACCCCAATATCTGACGAACGGCCACCTTGTGGGACTTGTTTCCCGGTCAGGATTTGAGTCAGTTGCTTTGCGCCACCAGACGGATATTTGGTTGGGATCACCCGCAACTCGATACCGTGCGTATTGCAAAGTACCGCACGCATCATCGAAATGGCCTGCGGCTTGTTATCTTCAATGCCAATTAACACGCGCTTTGGCTGCA
Coding sequences within:
- the dtpA gene encoding dipeptide/tripeptide permease DtpA, whose amino-acid sequence is MSTANQKPTESVSLNAFKQPKSFYLIFSIELWERFGYYGLQGIMAVYLVKMLGMSEADSITLFSSFSALVYGMVAIGGWLGDKVLGTKRVIVLGTIVLAIGYALVAYSGHDVAVVYMGMATIAVGNGLFKANPSSLLSTCYEKDDPRLDGAFTMYYMSINIGSFFSMLATPWLAAKYGWSVAFSLSFVGMLITLVNFMFCKKWVKNHGSKPDFQPVHFGKLATTIVGVLVLVTAATWLLHNQGIARMVLGVVALGIVFIFAKETFAMKGTARRKMIVAFILMVEAIVFFVLYSQMPTSLNFFAIRNVEHSILGIAFEPEQFQALNPFWIMIGSPILAAIYNKMGDRIPMPHKFAFGMVLCSLAFLVLPVGAKFASDAGIVSVSWLILSYALQSIGELMISGLGLAMVAQLVPQRLMGFIMGSWFLTTAGAAIIAGKVANLMAVPENVTDPLQSLAVYGHVFMQIGIATAVIAVLMMITAPKLSRMAQSDEKAETNTETATA
- the nth gene encoding endonuclease III; protein product: MNKSKRLEILTRLRDNNPHPTTELQFSTPFELLIAVLLSAQATDVSVNKATAKLYPVANTPQAMLELGVDGIKSYIKTIGLFNSKAENVIKTCRMLIELHNGEVPEDRAALEALPGVGRKTANVVLNTAFGWPTIAVDTHIFRVCNRTHFAPGKNVEQVEEKLLKVVPAEFKVDCHHWLILHGRYTCIARKPRCGSCIIEDLCEYKDKVDI
- a CDS encoding electron transport complex subunit E, with amino-acid sequence MSEVKDIVVQGLWKNNSALVQLLGLCPLLAVTSTATNALGLGLATTLVLVLTNSAVSALRRWVPAEIRIPIYVMIIASVVSTVQMLINAYAYGLYQSLGIFIPLIVTNCIVIGRAEAFAAKSSVPLAALDGFAIGMGATSAMFVLGSLREIIGNGTLFDGADALLGNWAKVLRIEVFHTDTPFLLAMLPPGAFIGLGLMLAVKYLIDEKMKTRRAAKAVATEGHPEKA
- the rsxG gene encoding electron transport complex subunit RsxG, translating into MLKTMQKHGVTLALFAALATGLTAVVNALTKGTIEQQAVAQQKVLFDQVISSDSYDNNIQASCVVVNNSPLGKGDREIYVARKGSQPIAVVMEATAPDGYSGAIQLLVAADFNGKVLGSRVTEHHETPGLGDKIETRLSDWITHFAGKTIQGNNDPIWAVKKDGGQFDQFTGATITPRAVVNAVKRAGLFAKTLPTQVDNLPVCGAQP
- the rsxD gene encoding electron transport complex subunit RsxD: MVFKIASSPYTHNQRSTSRIMLLVTYATLPGMAMLWYWFGWGSLVQIALGILTAVAAELLVLKLRKQPLRILGDNSAALTGLLLGISIPPFAPWWIVILGTVFAVIIAKQLYGGLGHNPFNPAMVGYVVLLIAFPVQMTSWLPPQSLAATVPGFADSLHVIFSGTTAAGDTMSQLRMGIDGISQATPLDTFKTGLRAGHSAADLLQEPIYTGVLAGIGWQWVNLAFLAGGLFLLVKGAIRWHIPVSFLLVLAVCSTLGWMFAPEKCASPLIHLFSGATMLGAFFILTDPVTASTTNRGRLIFGALAGLLVWLIRTYGGYPDGVAFAVLLANITVPLIDYYTRPRAYGHR
- the rsxC gene encoding electron transport complex subunit RsxC, producing the protein MLKLFTRFKKDKIWDFDGGIHPPEMKTQSNGTPLRQVPLPQKLVIPLKQHIGAEGELCVKAGDYVLRGQPLTRGRGRMLPVHAPTSGTITAIAPHSTAHPSALAELSVIIEADGEDTWIERDGWHDYTSHSREELIARIHQFGVAGLGGAGFPTGNKLLGGGDKIDTLIINAAECEPYITADDRLMQDCAAQIIDGVRILAHILQPKRVLIGIEDNKPQAISMMRAVLCNTHGIELRVIPTKYPSGGAKQLTQILTGKQVPQGGRSSDIGVLMQNVGTAFAVKRAVMDGEPLTERVVTLTGGAVQQPGNVWARLGTPVRHLLDFAVFRPGHDQQVIMGGPLMGFSLPWLDVPVVKITNCLLAPSTLEMGEQQEEQSCIRCSACADSCPADLLPQQLYWFSRGQQHDKAQAHNLKDCIECGACAYVCPSNIPLVQYFRQEKAEIREIELEAKRTAEAKERFEARQARLEREKAARLERHKQAAVQPTAKDNDAIQAALARVKSKNAQGNEPIVIKAGTLPDNQQVIAAREARKAQARARQVEKEAQETPAETGVVDPRKAAVEAAIARAKARKAAQANEAATAPVEVAKTETVDPRKAAVEAAIARAKARKAAKAEQQSEETPAEEQDPRKAAVAAAIARVQARKAAQQMASEE